A window of Candidatus Binatia bacterium genomic DNA:
AAATCAAGAAAGTCTTCTATCCGGGACTGCTGGATCACCCGCAACACGAGCTCGCGCGGCGCCAGATGTCGGGCTTCGGCTCGATGATTACCTTCGAGACCGGCTCGCTCGGCAACGCCAAGCGCATGTTGAAACGGGCCAAGGGGACACTCTCGCTGGGCGAATCGCTGGGCGGCGTGGAGACGCTGATCTCTCATCCCGCCACCATGACGCACGCCGCGCTGGGCGAAAAAGGACGCCGCGCCATCGGCCTCACCGACGGCATGGTCCGCATCTCGGTCGGCATCGAGGACGTGGAGGACATCATCTCCGACCTGGAGTACGCGCTGGCCGGGATTTAGTTGTACGTATAAATATGTATTGACAGAGGTGTACGTACAGACGAGAATAGGGCTGTCCCGAGCGAATCATGCGCTTTGAGTGGGACGAAGAGAAAAACCGGCGCAACAAGCTGAAGCACGGCATTTCGTTCCAGACCGCTGCCGTCGTATTCGACGATCCTTTCCGCAAGACCGAGGACGACATTGTTGTAAACGGTGAGCAGCGGTTGCGAACGATTGGGATGTTGAAAAGCCTAACGATCGCTCTTGTGATTCACCTGACGGAGGACGAGGATGGGGAAGAGATCATCAGAATCATCTCGGCCCGCAAAGCTGCGCCGCATGAGCGAAGAGGATATCCGGCGGTATAGCGAAACCGAAGAGTTTCGTAAAGAGGTCGAGGCTCTGGCTGCAATGCCCGACGATCAGATCGACTTTTCTGACATCCCCGAATTGACCGAGGCTGATTTCCGTCGGATGGTCCCCACCCGTATGCTGATGTACCGTCCCCTGAAAAAGCCTGTCACGATGAGACTCGATGTTGACGTACTTGAATGGCTCAAGAGCACTGGACCAGGATATCAATCGCTGGCGAACCGCCTGCTTCGTTACCAGATGTGTTTGGCGCTGACCCATCGCAAGCGCCATGAGAATAGACCGCGAAAATCTGTCGCAACCAACGGCAGCGGCGTGAAGAAATCTGCAAACGGCAAGTCCCGCCGCCGCGCCTGATCACCGCAGAAACGGATTCGTTTTCCGCTCCTCGCCAATCGTGGTTAACTTACCGTGTCCCGGCACGACGATCGTCTCGTCCGGCAGCGCCAGCACCTTGGTGTGCAGCGATTGCAGGATCTTTTCCATCGAGCCGCCCGGCAGGTCGGTCCGCCCAATGCTTCCGGCGAACAGTGTGTCGCCCGCAAGCAGTTTCTGCTGGGCAGGGAAGTAGAGGCAGACGCTTCCTTCAGTGTGTCCGGGAGTATGCATCACCGTTGCTTCAATGGCCCCGACTTTCAGCCGGTCGGCGTCGCCCACACTCTGGTCAATCGCGACCTTTCCCGGCGATCGCATGCCCACCCACGCCGCCTGCACGTCGAGCATCTTGAGCAGCATGTCGTCGTTCTGGTTGAGCAGGATGGGCGCACCGGTGCGCTGCTTCAGCTTCATCGCTCCGCCAACGTGGTCGATGTGCGCGTGCGTCACCACGATCTGTTTCACCGTCAGGCCGTGGCGCTCGACGATGGCCATGATCTGGTCGATGTTGTCGCCGGGATCGATCACCATCGCCTCGCGCGACTTCTCATCGCCGACGACGGAGCAATTGCACTGCAGCGGCCCAACCGGGAATATTTCGTGGATCATCGGAAAGAAGCTCTCCGCTTTCAGCTTGCAGCTTAAAGCACCCGAAGGTTTTGCTAAACAGCAAAGGCTCCCGATTGGGAACCTTACTGGAAGATTGAAAGCTGATCGCTACCGCTTCGGCGGTGTCGGTGAAGTGGGGTCGGAGGACGGCAGGTTGACCGGGGCCTTCTCCGGCGCCGGCTGTGATTTCTGTGTTGGGGCGCCCTGCAATACCGACGACGAGCTCGGCCGGCGCGCGGCAAAAACCGACAGCGTGATGGACGTCAGCATGAACATGATGGCCGCCCATGTCGTCGCCTTGCTCAACACGGTGGCCGCACCGCGCGGGCCGAAAGCAGTCTGGCTGCCCATGCCACCAAAAGCGGCCGCGATATCGCCGCTCTTGCCGTGCTGCAGCAGGACCACGATGATGAGAAAGAAACAAACGATAATGTGAATAGTCGTAATCAGATAGATCATTCTCTGCGATTCCTGACCGAACTCAAAGATGGTGCGGAAGGGGGGATTTGAACCCCCACGCCTTTCGGCGCCACCCCCTCAAGATGGTGTGTCTGCCAGTTCCACCACTTCCGCACTGCGCCTGATCAGGCCCATCGCGCACGACGAGCACACCGGGCCGGAGGGGTAGAGAGCGGCCCGATTCATTCTGAGGCCCTACGATTATAACAAATTGCATGCATCCCGAATGGGTGGACGCGAGCCTTGTCTGACGCATGCAGGGCGGAATTGAACGGCCAAACAGCTCGACGAGACGCCCTATCGCTTATACCCAATCTGGCGAAGGAACCCGTGCCGCGCCTCGACCTCCTGCGGTCCCTCGACGCCCTGGGGCGAACTTCCGTCGATGACGCCCACGATCCCGCGGCCCTGCTCGGACTTCGCCACGATCACCTGCACCGGGTTGGAGGTCGCGCAGAAAATGCAGCAAACCTCGGGCACGTTCTGGATGGCATTTGTCAGGTTGATGGGGAATGCCTGC
This region includes:
- a CDS encoding BrnT family toxin, whose translation is MRFEWDEEKNRRNKLKHGISFQTAAVVFDDPFRKTEDDIVVNGEQRLRTIGMLKSLTIALVIHLTEDEDGEEIIRIISARKAAPHERRGYPAV
- a CDS encoding BrnA antitoxin family protein, coding for MSEEDIRRYSETEEFRKEVEALAAMPDDQIDFSDIPELTEADFRRMVPTRMLMYRPLKKPVTMRLDVDVLEWLKSTGPGYQSLANRLLRYQMCLALTHRKRHENRPRKSVATNGSGVKKSANGKSRRRA
- the secG gene encoding preprotein translocase subunit SecG is translated as MIYLITTIHIIVCFFLIIVVLLQHGKSGDIAAAFGGMGSQTAFGPRGAATVLSKATTWAAIMFMLTSITLSVFAARRPSSSSVLQGAPTQKSQPAPEKAPVNLPSSDPTSPTPPKR
- a CDS encoding MBL fold metallo-hydrolase; this encodes MIHEIFPVGPLQCNCSVVGDEKSREAMVIDPGDNIDQIMAIVERHGLTVKQIVVTHAHIDHVGGAMKLKQRTGAPILLNQNDDMLLKMLDVQAAWVGMRSPGKVAIDQSVGDADRLKVGAIEATVMHTPGHTEGSVCLYFPAQQKLLAGDTLFAGSIGRTDLPGGSMEKILQSLHTKVLALPDETIVVPGHGKLTTIGEERKTNPFLR
- a CDS encoding PLP-dependent transferase; the protein is CWLVLRGVKTLSVRMRQHDENGRTIADYLDGHKKIKKVFYPGLLDHPQHELARRQMSGFGSMITFETGSLGNAKRMLKRAKGTLSLGESLGGVETLISHPATMTHAALGEKGRRAIGLTDGMVRISVGIEDVEDIISDLEYALAGI